The Aphis gossypii isolate Hap1 chromosome 3, ASM2018417v2, whole genome shotgun sequence genome includes a region encoding these proteins:
- the LOC114128304 gene encoding cyclin-dependent kinase 8-like → MLPTFAVCFWATTALAACNARTKVHYVRADDRSRNGDPYYYPERMQSRASSIFGPSIQTSAAGFPYRFVFPANHPALSGSAYSQFVQNPHQPEPPSYSAEDLFGPQPVAKQHPLSDLKHRQHQQQQQQQQNQHQQQQQQIGYETMAKMQYDFLGGGGGGGGGKIQSLQQPSATYHHHIIKQPKHYQSYELAPNTLQQPLHQSPYPPTPSAVGQPIMLLIPSSGQPGAPYQTLVLVPSPASPSPLPPAVPLFSGFHQPVQHHRGPHSQQFVQSPGGFITTHPRSPPLVAGFPSGLGGGGFGGGLGFGGESVSGLGKFPGAQLFHRSHDTHPKHPSHQQHQHKASSSLPSSRPLLQPASYQGSGSTHVSHTTAAGGSSAQPLEDKVGQSTGTSGEKPDDRNDDGADGSSVSTETKSEDKSPEFGDKTTVKPLKRIVVT, encoded by the exons ATGTTACCTACGTTTGCG GTATGTTTTTGGGCAACGACTGCGTTGGCAGCATGCAACGCGAGAACTAAGGTGCACTACGTACGGGCTGACGACAGGTCGCGGAACGGCGATCCGTATTATTACCCCGAACGGATGCAGTCTCGAGCTTCGTCCATTTTTGGACCTTCCATTCAGACCTCAGCTGCTGGGTTCCCGTATCGGTTCGTTTTTCCGGCCAATCATCCGGCCCTGAGCGGATCTGCGTACTCACAATTCGTGCAAAACCCGCACCAGCCCGAACCTCCGTCTTACTCGGCCGAGGACCTGTTCGGGCCACAACCGGTAGCCAAGCAACATCCGCTGTCCGACCTCAAACACCGCCAGCACCAgcaacaacagcaacagcaacagaaCCAGCAtcagcaacaacaacagcaaATCGGATACGAGACAATGGCTAAAATGCAATACGACTTCCTCgggggcggcggcggtggtggtggtggtaaaATTCAATCCTTACAGCAACCCTCTGCAACTTACCATCACCACATTATAAAACAACCGAAACACTATCAGAGCTACGAACTGGCGCCTAACACGCTGCAGCAACCCCTGCACCAGTCACCATATCCGCCTACACCGTCTGCCGTCGGCCAGCCGATCATGTTGCTCATACCCTCTTCCGGTCAGCCCGGAGCACCGTATCAAACCCTGGTCCTGGTCCCGTCTCCGGCATCACCGTCTCCGCTTCCACCGGCAGTGCCGTTGTTCTCGGGTTTCCACCAACCGGTCCAGCACCACCGCGGACCGCACAGCCAGCAGTTCGTCCAGTCGCCCGGCGGTTTTATCACTACGCATCCTCGTAGCCCTCCACTCGTAGCCGGTTTTCCGTCGGGTCTCGGCGGTGGAGGTTTCGGCGGCGGCTTAGGTTTCGGCGGCGAAAGCGTCTCCGGACTTGGAAAGTTTCCGGGAGCGCAACTGTTCCACCGGTCGCACGATACTCACCCGAAACACCCGAGCCATCAACAACACCAGCACAAAGCGTCGTCGTCTTTGCCGTCATCGAGACCGTTGTTACAACCGGCGTCGTACCAAGGTTCTGGGTCAACGCACGTGTCGCATACTACGGCCGCTGGGGGGTCGTCAGCACAACCGCTCGAAGACAAGGTAGGACAAAGTACAGGGACGTCCGGTGAAAAGCCTGACGACCGAAACGACGATGGCGCCGACGGTAGCAGTGTCAGCACCGAAACCAAAAGCGAAGACAAGTCACCCGAGTTCGGCGACAAGACTACAGTAAAACCCCTCAAACGGATCGTGGTCACgtga
- the LOC114122114 gene encoding putative mediator of RNA polymerase II transcription subunit 26, whose translation MAYKMFSIGLVIAFAGMCLCQQQSTSSSPSQYQSTAVSQASFQTGSAAAQPQTKLEDIERDNLVAAFGQKTQQPSNKPSPVAPSVSQQQQSQQPPQSYQAIPQQQYYVQPYQGLPAQFYMQPYQTQQQYLAQPYQMTFDYNGVQYSIVSPNSYPGNQIYQQYYVPAAQPSAVPEYVTKQSFPAAAPAQAQQEYKQQLSTPAAQAQQVYKQQQFAAPAQVQQEYRQQQFAAPAQVQQEYKQQQQLTAAPVQAQQEYKQQQFNTLSQAQQQYKELQQQYVVPSPAYQYVQQPAAPSTNGPADYSYVTRHPATTAVQFKSQAPAAQPQFQYNALPQQYQQQQQPQYYYTVAATEQPRVQQSAKSQFSSGVKSTTPTPLIKEQFAYKFESSPQQQQPGAAYSTLRYSA comes from the exons atggcATACAag ATGTTCTCCATCGGTCTGGTGATCGCATTCGCCGGCATGTGCTTGTGCCAACAACAATCGACTTCCAGCTCACCATCGCAATACCAGTCTACCGCCGTGTCCCAAGCGTCGTTCCAGACGGGATCGGCGGCCGCCCAACCACAGACCAAATTGGAAGACATCGAACGCGACAATCTGGTTGCCGCTTTCGGACAGAAAACACAGCAGCCATCCAATAAACCGTCGCCTGTGGCCCCATCGGTCTCTCAACAACAACAATCACAACAACCACCGCAGTCTTACCAAGCGATCCCGCAACAACAATACTACGTGCAGCCTTACCAGGGATTACCAGCGCAGTTCTACATGCAACCGTACCAGACCCAACAGCAGTACTTGGCCCAACCTTACCAGATGACTTTTGACTACAACGGCGTACAGTACTCCATCGTCAGCCCCAACTCTTACCCCGGTAACCAGATTTACCAACAATACTACGTGCCAGCTGCCCAACCGTCGGCTGTTCCCGAATACGTGACCAAACAATCTTTCCCGGCCGCCGCCCCTGCTCAAGCTCAACAAGAATACAAACAACAATTGTCCACCCCTGCAGCACAAGCTCAACAAGTATACAAACAACAACAATTCGCCGCCCCCGCTCAAGTCCAACAAGAATACAGACAACAGCAGTTCGCCGCCCCCGCTCAAGTCCAACAAGAAtacaaacaacaacaacagttGACCGCCGCCCCCGTTCAAGCCCAACAGGAATACAAGCAACAACAGTTCAACACCCTGTCTCAAGCTCAACAACAGTACAAAGAACTGCAACAACAATACGTCGTGCCATCACCCGCATACCAATACGTCCAACAGCCAGCCGCTCCCTCGACCAACGGACCTGCCGATTACTCGTACGTCACCCGTCACCCTGCCACCACCGCTGTCCAATTCAAATCCCAGGCACCAGCCGCCCAACCCCAATTCCAGTACAACGCATTACCGCAACAGtaccaacaacaacaacaacccCAATACTACTACACCGTAGCCGCTACCGAACAACCACGCGTCCAACAGTCAGCCAAGAGCCAATTCTCTTCCGGAGTCAAGTCCACCACACCCACTCCGTTGATTAAGGAACAATTCGCGTACAAGTTCGAATCATCACCGCAACAACAACAACCCGGTGCCGCCTACAGCACTCTCAGATATTCCGCTTAA
- the LOC114122140 gene encoding transcription factor sma-9-like has protein sequence MAYKMFSTGLVVLAFIGMTLCQQQLHQLTTGLPSQYQPSSMSQGSYPVSSSAVPQAHGKYGEIESQSEKLSAPIMSVPQQSQAYQNFEQQQHFAQSYQAPYENAGAQYSIGAPNSYHSPHASQRYYVPDTQQSAEPQYNNKESYPAALPAVIPEQVQPEYKQQFIAPTENQQDIAYTNAAHAQYEYKQQFANLAQAQAEYKQQFAALEQAQLEYKQQFADLAQAQQDLKQQFAAPAQAQQELKQQFAVLAQAQQEHQQQFAALSQAQKEYKEQFSALNEAQQELKQQFAAPTQAQLEYKQQFADLAQAQLEFKKQFAGLIQAQQELKQQLVASAQVQQENKQRSNGPAQPRQYQGRQEYRQRFSAPTPAYQYVQKSATATSPVNYSNVAQYPATQFKAQATAVVRPKVQYATIPQQYQQQQYYYTIPVAEVAVTEQPRVQQTTASQSSSGVIISTTPIPSVVYKSEPTPTTQQLKVAQNNLRSIVA, from the exons ATGGCATACAAG ATGTTCTCCACCGGTCTAGTAGTGCTCGCCTTTATCGGTATGACCTTGTGTCAACAACAATTGCATCAATTAACCACCGGTTTACCGTCACAATACCAGCCATCATCCATGTCACAAGGGTCCTACCCGGTGTCTTCGTCGGCTGTCCCACAGGCGCATGGCAAATACGGTGAAATCGAAAGTCAATCTGAAAAACTATCGGCTCCAATTATGTCAGTCCCTCAACAATCACAGGCTTACCAAAATTTTGAACAACAACAGCATTTTGCTCAATCATACCAGGCACCATACGAAAACGCTGGAGCGCAGTACTCGATCGGCGCACCAAACTCTTACCACAGCCCCCACGCTAGTCAACGGTACTACGTGCCAGACACTCAACAGTCAGCTGAAcctcaatacaataataaggaATCGTATCCGGCTGCCTTACCTGCAGTCATCCCAGAACAAGTTCAACCCGAGTACAAACAACAATTCATCGCCCCGACTGAAAATCAACAAGACATTGCTTACACCAACGCTGCTCATGCTCAATACGAATACAAACAACAGTTCGCCAACCTAGCTCAAGCTCAAGCAGAGTATAAACAACAATTTGCTGCTCTCGAACAGGCTCAACTCGAGTACAAACAACAATTCGCTGATCTCGCCCAAGCTCAACAAGATCTTAAACAACAGTTCGCCGCACCAGCTCAGGCTCAACAAGAATTGAAACAACAATTTGCCGTGCTTGCACAAGCCCAACAAGAACATCAGCAACAGTTTGCCGCTCTTAGCCAAGCTCAAAAAGAATACAAAGAACAGTTCTCCGCTCTTAACGAGGCTCAACAAGAACTTAAACAACAGTTCGCTGCCCCAACTCAGGCTCAACTAGAGTACAAACAACAGTTCGCCGACCTTGCACAGGCTCAACTGGAGTTCAAAAAACAGTTTGCCGGACTCATTCAGGCTCAACAAGAACTTAAACAGCAGTTAGTGGCCTCAGCTCAGGTCCAACAAGAAAACAAACAGCGGTCCAACGGTCCAGCTCAACCCAGACAATACCAAGGCCGTCAAGAATACAGACAACGATTTTCCGCTCCAACGCCCGCCTATCAATACGTCCAAAAATCAGCCACTGCCACCAGTCCAGTCAATTACTCAAACGTCGCCCAGTACCCAGCCACCCAATTCAAAGCACAAGCAACCGCAGTTGTTCGCCCGAAAGTCCAGTACGCCACCATTCCACAACAATACCAACAACAACAGTACTACTACACAATTCCTGTCGCAGAAGTCGCCGTCACCGAACAGCCACGCGTCCAACAGACAACCGCAAGCCAATCGTCGTCCGGAGTGATCATATCTACCACACCAATCCCGTCGGTGGTCTACAAATCTGAACCAACACCAACAACTCAACAACTCAAAGTCGCTCAAAACAATCTCAGATCCATCGTCGCTTAA